One region of Wyeomyia smithii strain HCP4-BCI-WySm-NY-G18 chromosome 3, ASM2978416v1, whole genome shotgun sequence genomic DNA includes:
- the LOC129730406 gene encoding ATP-binding cassette sub-family G member 1-like: protein MSLDDTVEVEIPLVKTITSLCFRNLDYTVSHRGNRKQLLKNISGTFRSGRLTAVIGPSGGGKSSLMNALSGFKTHGVKGRILVNNESVDPQKYRQLVAYTAQDVPLLPNITIQETLHYVADLKLPSVVTRIHKMKIVNDIVALLGLEKCIHTQVAYLSGGERKRLSIGLEMVSNPKIMFFDEPTSGLDSVSSYQVVSHLKELAKQGRCVVSAIHQPSSELLELFDDIYVLADGRCMYQGTLVDLIPSLAEAGFLCPRYYNPADFALKIASTVESDPDKTSQLVKRMESVANEQVNAIHDEQCNGRDMLKPANGASPQYPISRFRQFLILTRRTSLATVRNLKLTRLRLIGHIMFGLIVGSVFYDVGDNGAKVLSNVGCLMMMLMFMVFSNAMTVVLTFPLEMSVFIREHKSNCYSTTAYFFSKIVSDFPLMLTSVTCCQIITYYLTGQPNETDRVVMFWGICGLIGWTAQMYGLFAGSIFPIDISPFVVPATVVPMILFSGFFIRYSELLDVYKPLTYVSPFRYGFEGLALSCYGFNRTDLGCEDMFCYYRKSRKVLQLLEIENGNYWLDVTGLGIWILALHVALYVSLRCKLRWNK from the exons ATGAGTCTGGATGACACGGTGGAGGTCGAGATTCCGCTGGTGAAAACCATTACCAGTTTGTGCTTCCGGAATCTTGACTACACGGTTAGTCACAGAGGAAACCGGAAGCAGTTGCTGAAGAACATTTCCGGAACATTCCGGTCGGGACGGTTGACCGCGGTAATTGGACCATCTGGTGGGGGTAAATCGTCACTCATGAATGCGCTCAGTGGATTCAA AACGCATGGAGTCAAAGGTCGAATTCTAGTCAACAATGAATCGGTCGATCCGCAGAAATACCGCCAGCTAGTGGCGTACACCGCCCAGGACGTTCCGCTGTTACCAAACATCACTATCCAGGAGACGCTGCACTACGTCGCAGACCTCAAGCTGCCATCCGTCGTCACGAGGATTCACAAAATGAAAATCGTCAACGATATCGTAGCGCTGTTAGGGTTGGAAAAATGTATCCACACTCAGGTTGCATATCTTTCCGGCGGCGAGAGGAAGCGTCTTTCCATTGGTTTGGAAATGGTTTCCAACCCGAAGATTATGTTCTTCGATGAACCTACCAGTGGACTGGACAGTGTGTCCTCATATCAGGTGGTGTCACACTTGAAGGAACTGGCCAAGCAGGGTCGTTGTGTGGTCAGTGCCATTCATCAGCCGAGCTCGGAGCTGCTGGAGCTGTTCGATGACATTTACGTCCTGGCGGATGGACGCTGCATGTACCAGGGAACGCTGGTGGATTTAATTCCTAGTTTGGCGGAGGCCGGCTTTCTGTGTCCGCGGTATTACAATCCAGCGGATTTTG cgcTAAAAATCGCCTCTACGGTTGAGTCCGACCCAGACAAAACAAGCCAGCTGGTAAAGCGAATGGAATCGGTAGCGAACGAACAGGTGAATG CCATTCACGACGAACAGTGCAATGGGCGGGATATGCTGAAGCCCGCCAATGGTGCGAGTCCACAATATCCGATCTCTCGGTTTCGCCAGTTTTTAATTCTCACTCGGCGAACTTCGCTGGCAACGGTGAGGAATCTCAAGCTGACCAGGTTGCGCCTAATAGGGCACATTATGTTCGGATTGATTGTTGGATCTGTTTTCTACGACGTGGGTGATAATGGGGCGAAGGTGCTGTCGAATGTTGGCTGCCTGATGATGATGCTCATGTTTATGGTGTTCTCCAATGCCATGACGGTGGTGCTAACGT TCCCATTGGAAATGTCGGTGTTCATCAGAGAGCACAAAAGCAATTGCTACTCAACGACGGCCtactttttttcgaaaatcgtgTCAGATTTTCCGCTGATGTTAACCTCAGTAACCTGTTGTCAGATCATAACTTACTACCTGACCGGACAGCCGAATGAAACTGATCGAGTGGTTATGTTCTGGGGAATTTGTGGCCTAATAGGATGGACGGCACAAATGTACGGTTTATTTGCGGGAAGCATTTTTCCCATCGATATTAGTCCTTTTGTTGTTCCTGCTACCGTCGTTCCAATGATCCTATTTAGTGGATTTTTCATACGATACAGTGAGCTACTGGATGTGTACAAACCGCTGACCTACGTGTCCCCGTTCCGGTACGGCTTCGAAGGGTTGGCACTTAGCTGCTATGGGTTTAATCGAACCGACCTCGGATGCGAGGATATGTTCTGCTACTATCGGAAAAGCAGGAAGGTTCTTCAGCTACTGGAGATCGAGAATGGTAACTACTGGCTGGATGTGACTGGTCTGGGAATTTGGATTCTGGCGTTGCACGTGGCACTGTATGTTAGCTTGCGGTGTAAACTGCGGTGGAATAAATGA